The window CAGCCACGAGATGATGTAGCCGGAGAGGAAGGCCAACGCGATGAAGGTGGCTATGCCGACCAGCTGTCCCAGGATGGTGACCCGGACGTTGCCCGAGAACCCACCGGTGGGATAGCCGCTGGCAAAGATGCCCATGAACAGCACGCCCAGCATCCCGGTCCAGCCGTGGACGGCGACCGCACCGACCGCATCGTCGACCCGCATCTTCGTGTCCTGCCAGTTGCCGACCCACACGGCGAACGCCGCGCCGGCGAACGCCAGCAGATAGGTCAGCGACGGGGCGTAGACGTCCGCACCTGACGACACGGCGATGACGCCGGCGAGGCCTCCGGACAGCGTCCAGAACGGATCGCCCTTGGAGCAGATGTATCCGCTCATGAAGCCAGCCGCGAAGGCGATGGTGATCGTGTAGGTGATGGCACCCAACGTGGTCGGGTTGTAGTAGATGGTGTTCCAGCCCGGAGCCTCACCCGGCAACACCGCCAGGCACGCCGCATAGAAGGCGTAGAAGGCGGTGAAGATGATCATGAGGCCCATGAGGGTCATGTGGAGGTTGTGGGGCTTGAAGGCCCGTGCCCCTCCCGAGTCGTCGTACTTGCCGACCCGTGGACCCAGGTTGAACAGCACGCCTAGGGCGAAGAGCCCGGCGATGCCGTGCACCACACCGGAGGCGGCGAAGTCGTGGAAGCCGAAGTGGACGACCAGCCAGCCGTGCCAACTCCAACCCCAGGCGGCGGCGATGATCCACACGAACGCACCTAGGAACACGGTGAGTACCAGGTACGCCGAGACGCGGACGCGCTCGATGATGGCACCCGACATGATCGAGCCGGTAGTCCATGAGAACAGCAGGAACGCTGCCCAGAAGACGGCCATGACGTGGTCGCCGATGTTGGGACCCATCAACTCGCCCCATGGGTTGCCCCAGGTGCACTCCGGGCCGTGGATTGCGTCGCCGATCGTCGGGATGAACCCCTCCGACATGCAGAAGTACGTCCACCAACCCGCGTAGTAGAAGGCCGGCGTGACCACGGCGATGGTCATAATGTTCTTGATCGCCGTCGACATGACGTTCTTGCGGCGGCTGACGCCGGCTTCGTAGGACATGAAGCCCACATGGAGGAACCACATGAAGACCACGGTGACGAAGTAGTAATTCTCAATGAAAATGTCATCGCCCATCATCGTGCCAACACCTCCTCACCGAGACTCGTAACGGACATACGCATGCTGATGTCTCCCCCTTGGCTGGACAAATCGAGTCTGTGTCCCGGATACCCATCTTGGAACCGCCGGACACCCCGATCGGTATTGTTACGAAAGTCACATTAACAGCACCGGATCACCCACGCTAGGAAATCTTTCTCCCACTAGGAAACCCCCCGGTAGGCGTGAGAACTCCCTCCGGAGGACGAAGACTCCCTCTCCGCCAGGCCAAGGCACCCTCCGGTGGTCTCGATCGCAACCTCCGACCCGGCCAGGTCGGACGTCGATCAGGGCTTGTGGTGGACAGCGAGCACCACGCCGGTGTCGGCATGGATCTCGACGGCGCTCCGGCGCTCGAACCCGCCGTCCTCGCCCTCGGCCTCGATCCAGAAGGTGACAGCCCAGACCGCCGTCGGCGGGAAGCCCTTACGACCAAACTCGGCGTTGGTGTGCTGCGGGACGAAGTCGATCTGCTCCCGGGCGATCCGGACCGCCTCGTCCCCTGCGATGCCGGTCCCTCCCAGGCACCCTCCGAGGTAGCTGACGACCAGAACCACAGCCAGGACCACGAGCACCCGGGCCGCCATCGACCACTGTCGGATCGGGGTCACCGGTCGCGCCGTTCGCTTGAGGCGACCCAGGCACGCAACGCCAGATAGCCCAGCACATGTGTCATGCCCACCACCGAGATCCACCAGAAGGTGAGCCGACGGTCGAAGTCCTGCTGCCGGGCCTCCCACCAGGTGAGGCCCAACACGGCAAGCAGCAGCAGGAAGAACACCCCGCTCTGATGGGCCCCCATGAGCCAGAGGATTCCCACGTCATCAACCTATTCCGGCACCGGGAAGACCTTGACCGACATGAACCTGACCGGGAGGTCGACGAGTTCGACTGGTCCGTGGGCCACCTCGCCGTGGATCTGGATCGTGTCTCCGGGCTCCAGCCTGTAGCTGTTGGGTCCGTAGCCGTACTCCATGACGCCCTCGAGGAGGTGGAGGAACTCCACGCCCTCATGCTGGAACAGCGGAAAGACGTCGTCCCTGGATTCCAGGGTGACCATCATCGGCTCGATGATCCGGGTCTTGCCCCGTAGCGAGCCCAGGTCCTCGTAGACGTGACCGGGGCGGCTGCCCTCGTGGAGGATCTCCATGCGTTCGTCGGCCCTCACGATCACGACGTCGTGCTCCTCGTCCAGCCCACGGAAGAAGGCCGTGATTGGAACCCTGGCGGCGTGGGCCAGGCGGGTCAGCGTGGACAGGCTTGGCGATGTCTGGCCGTGCTCGATCTTGGACACCATGCCGAGGGAGATCTCGGCGACCTCGGCGAACTGCGCCATGGTCAACCCCAGGGCCCGTCGTGCGTCGCGGACACGTTCGCCCACCACCCGACAGACGTCATCCGAAGAGAAGACGAGTCCGGCTAAGTCGTCCGTCCTGGTCACCTGTCGTGTCCTCTCTGCTCCTGCACCGCTGCCCGGGTACCTATCTCCCCTGGGTACCTGCTCTCCCCTGGGTACCTGCCCTCCCTGAGGAGGATTGGGCATCCGGAACCGGCCACCTGCCGGTTCGTCTTCTCCCGGCATGGTACCGAGGTGCCGCCACGGTAGTGGTCACGCCCCTCCGGGTGAAAGCGCGATCCGGCCCCACACCCGCCGCCTCAAGCCGGCGTGTGCAGTAGGGACACTCCTAGGCTGCGGTCCGTGCCGGACGTGGTGGTGGTCGGAGCAGGGGTCATGGGGGCATCGATAGCCCTGGAGATGCAGCGGTCGGGCCGCACCGCGGTGGTGGTGGACAAGGGCTCGGCGGTGGGCGGTGGCTCGACGAGCTCCAGTTCGGCCGTTGTCAGGTACAACTTCTCCACGCTCGCCGGGGTGACCGCAGCCTGGGAGTCGGCACACCGCTGGTGGGCCTGGGCCGACCACCTGGGCATGCCCGGCCACACCGGTCCCCTGGCCGCCTTCCGCCGCTGCCCGATGCTCTTCCTCGAACCACCGGGGTTCGACAGGGACCGGATGGTCGGCCTCCTGGCCGAGGTCGGCGTCGGGCACGAGGTACTCGATTCGGGGGCCCTGGCCGAACGGTTCCCGGGGCTCGATACCCGGGCGTTCTTCCCGCCACGCCGACCGGACGACGAGAGGTTCTTCGACGAACCCGGCGACCGCCTCAGCAGCGTGCTCACCACCGACTCGGGCTTCGTGGACGATCCCCAGTTGGCAGCCACAAACCTGATGGACGCAGCCCGACACCACGGAGCCGTGGTCCGCCTCCGGACCCGGGTGGTCGGGATGGCTACGGCCGGCGGACGCGTGGCTGGCGTGCGCCTGGCCGACGGGTCGATTCTCAGCGCCCCGGTGGTGGTCAACGCTGCCGGACCATGGAGCTCGGAGGTGAACAGGCTGGCCGGCGTCACCGACGAGATGGCGGTATCCACCCGCGCTCTGCGCCAGGAGGTCCACGTGGTCCGGGGCCCCGACGGGTTCGGCCTCGACGACGGCGGGGTCATGGTGGCCGACCTGGACCTCGGCTACTACGCCCGCCCCCAACCGGGCGGCACGCTGCTGGTAGGTGGCGTCGAGCCGGACTGCGATCCGCTCGAGTGGGTGGACGACCCGGACGACGTGGCCCCCACACCCACCGTGGCCTGCTTCGAGGCGCAGGTGTGGCGGCTGGCCCGCCGCCTTCCCGGCCTGGCCGTA of the Acidimicrobiales bacterium genome contains:
- a CDS encoding FAD-binding oxidoreductase; translated protein: MPDVVVVGAGVMGASIALEMQRSGRTAVVVDKGSAVGGGSTSSSSAVVRYNFSTLAGVTAAWESAHRWWAWADHLGMPGHTGPLAAFRRCPMLFLEPPGFDRDRMVGLLAEVGVGHEVLDSGALAERFPGLDTRAFFPPRRPDDERFFDEPGDRLSSVLTTDSGFVDDPQLAATNLMDAARHHGAVVRLRTRVVGMATAGGRVAGVRLADGSILSAPVVVNAAGPWSSEVNRLAGVTDEMAVSTRALRQEVHVVRGPDGFGLDDGGVMVADLDLGYYARPQPGGTLLVGGVEPDCDPLEWVDDPDDVAPTPTVACFEAQVWRLARRLPGLAVPHRPTGLAGAYDVTPDWLPIYDRTSLEGYYVAIGTSGNQFKNAPLVGQAMRDLVDACEAGHDHDDDPVTTDCHHIGRTLDLGAFSRLRTGVATSGTVLG
- a CDS encoding XRE family transcriptional regulator yields the protein MTRTDDLAGLVFSSDDVCRVVGERVRDARRALGLTMAQFAEVAEISLGMVSKIEHGQTSPSLSTLTRLAHAARVPITAFFRGLDEEHDVVIVRADERMEILHEGSRPGHVYEDLGSLRGKTRIIEPMMVTLESRDDVFPLFQHEGVEFLHLLEGVMEYGYGPNSYRLEPGDTIQIHGEVAHGPVELVDLPVRFMSVKVFPVPE